In Bosea vestrisii, the following are encoded in one genomic region:
- a CDS encoding aldehyde dehydrogenase family protein, whose amino-acid sequence MSHALQFYIDGVWVDPAAGLKTLDVIDPSTEEAFAQIALGSEADVDKAVAAARAAFPAFAATSKQERLALMRRLLEAYKARYADIANALSQEMGAPKELAHRAQAAMGTGHLAKMIETLENFEFEELRGTTLIAKEPIGVVGMITPWNWPLNQIMCKVAPALAAGCTMVLKPSEIAPMNAIIFAEVMHEAGVPKGVFNLVNGDGPTVGEAISRHPGVDMVSFTGSTRAGILVAKAAADTVKRVHQELGGKSANILLDDVDLKRAVKLGVESVMRNSGQSCNAPTRMFVPARLHDEAIAIARSTAEPLKVGTPSEADTFLGPVVSEIQFDKIQRLIESGVSEGATLVVGGPGRPEHLNRGYYVRPTVFANVTDDMTIAREEIFGPVLSILPYESEDEVVARANDTPYGLASYVQSGSLERARKVAAQMRSGNVYINYPAWDAGAPFGGYKQSGNGREYADFGLEEFLEIKGTVGYAAA is encoded by the coding sequence ATGTCTCATGCTCTCCAGTTTTACATCGACGGCGTGTGGGTCGACCCCGCCGCCGGGTTGAAGACCCTGGATGTGATCGATCCTTCGACCGAGGAGGCCTTTGCGCAGATCGCGCTCGGCAGCGAGGCGGATGTCGACAAGGCCGTCGCGGCGGCGCGCGCCGCCTTTCCGGCCTTCGCCGCGACCTCGAAGCAGGAGCGCCTGGCGCTGATGCGGCGCCTGCTCGAAGCCTACAAGGCGCGCTATGCCGATATCGCGAACGCGCTGTCGCAGGAGATGGGCGCACCGAAGGAGCTGGCTCACCGGGCACAGGCCGCGATGGGCACCGGGCATCTCGCCAAGATGATCGAGACGCTGGAGAATTTCGAGTTCGAGGAGCTGCGCGGCACCACCCTGATCGCCAAGGAGCCGATCGGTGTGGTGGGCATGATCACGCCCTGGAACTGGCCGCTGAACCAGATCATGTGCAAGGTCGCGCCGGCTCTCGCCGCCGGCTGCACCATGGTGTTGAAGCCAAGCGAGATCGCCCCGATGAATGCGATCATCTTCGCCGAGGTGATGCACGAGGCCGGCGTGCCCAAGGGCGTGTTCAACCTGGTCAACGGCGACGGCCCGACCGTCGGCGAGGCGATCTCGCGCCATCCCGGCGTCGACATGGTCTCCTTCACCGGTTCGACCCGCGCCGGCATCCTGGTCGCCAAGGCAGCAGCCGACACGGTCAAGCGCGTGCATCAGGAGCTCGGCGGCAAGTCGGCCAACATCCTGCTCGACGACGTCGACCTGAAGCGGGCCGTGAAGCTCGGCGTGGAGAGCGTCATGCGCAACTCCGGCCAGTCCTGCAACGCGCCGACGCGGATGTTCGTGCCGGCCAGGCTGCACGATGAGGCGATCGCCATCGCCAGGTCGACGGCCGAGCCGCTCAAGGTCGGGACGCCGTCCGAGGCGGATACCTTCCTCGGCCCGGTCGTCAGCGAAATCCAGTTCGACAAGATCCAGCGTCTCATCGAGAGCGGCGTCAGCGAAGGTGCGACGCTGGTCGTGGGCGGTCCCGGCCGGCCGGAACATCTCAACCGCGGCTACTATGTCCGGCCGACCGTCTTCGCCAACGTCACGGACGACATGACGATCGCGCGCGAGGAGATTTTCGGGCCCGTGCTCTCGATCCTGCCTTACGAGAGCGAGGACGAAGTGGTCGCGCGGGCGAACGACACGCCTTACGGGCTTGCCTCCTACGTCCAGTCCGGCTCGCTCGAGCGGGCGCGCAAGGTCGCGGCGCAGATGCGTTCCGGCAACGTCTATATCAACTACCCCGCCTGGGACGCGGGTGCCCCGTTCGGCGGCTACAAGCAGTCCGGCAACGGCCGCGAATATGCCGATTTCGGCCTCGAGGAATTCCTCGAGATCAAGGGCACGGTCGGCTACGCCGCAGCCTGA
- a CDS encoding patatin-like phospholipase family protein: protein MGASARQRWRQCSDNEDWRDVLRSPSTRRIGVAQRRVRDMALAPTHRSAPTNLLLRRAAATLVLFALLAICLVACASPANRPSNLRRVLAPTSARSFSSISEGSATGLIVALSGGGARSAAFGYGVLSELSEQQAPGHAGRSLADEVVAIAGVSGGGILAAHFALHGPRGLPAFRRDFLDQDPEGALRTAFTPENLLRGYRGGVNDLSGLADWLDTHLYHGATLGDLDHAGRPKLLLHATELYNRAPFSFDRDSFQAICSEYDAFPLAHAVAASSAVPVLFAPVVLENFSPTCPFPGNAASLQPSARLSAGTSQRPRRAMRASLSCTISNCSTAASSTISLSATSSDR from the coding sequence ATGGGTGCATCGGCTCGCCAGCGATGGCGGCAATGCTCGGACAATGAGGACTGGCGAGACGTTCTTCGCTCGCCAAGCACCAGGAGAATCGGTGTCGCGCAGCGGAGAGTGCGCGACATGGCCCTTGCTCCAACGCACAGGTCAGCCCCAACCAACCTGCTGCTTCGGCGCGCCGCTGCCACGCTCGTCCTGTTCGCCCTGCTCGCAATCTGCCTCGTCGCTTGCGCCAGCCCTGCCAACAGGCCCTCGAACCTGCGCCGCGTTCTCGCGCCGACGTCTGCCCGGTCGTTCTCGTCGATCAGCGAGGGCAGCGCGACCGGGCTCATCGTCGCCCTGTCCGGCGGCGGGGCGCGTTCAGCTGCCTTTGGCTATGGCGTGCTGTCGGAGTTGTCGGAGCAACAGGCCCCAGGACATGCTGGCCGCTCGCTGGCCGATGAGGTCGTCGCGATTGCGGGAGTGTCCGGCGGCGGCATTCTCGCGGCGCATTTCGCCTTGCATGGGCCACGAGGCCTGCCCGCATTTCGGCGCGATTTCCTCGACCAGGATCCCGAAGGAGCACTTCGCACCGCATTCACGCCGGAAAATCTGCTGCGCGGCTATCGCGGGGGCGTCAACGATCTTTCCGGATTGGCCGACTGGCTCGACACGCACCTCTATCATGGCGCGACGCTCGGCGACCTCGACCACGCCGGACGGCCAAAGCTGCTCCTGCATGCGACAGAGCTCTACAACCGCGCACCCTTCTCCTTCGATCGCGACAGCTTTCAGGCGATATGCAGCGAGTACGATGCCTTTCCACTCGCGCATGCGGTAGCGGCCTCGTCGGCAGTGCCGGTCCTGTTCGCGCCCGTAGTGCTGGAGAATTTCAGCCCGACCTGCCCTTTCCCAGGCAACGCCGCCTCCCTTCAGCCGAGCGCTCGGCTTTCGGCCGGCACATCACAGCGTCCCAGGCGCGCTATGCGAGCGAGCCTGAGCTGCACTATCTCAAACTGCTCGACGGCGGCCTCGTCGACAATCTCGCTGTCCGCAACCTCATCCGATCGATGA
- the gph gene encoding phosphoglycolate phosphatase (PGP is an essential enzyme in the glycolate salvage pathway in higher organisms (photorespiration in plants). Phosphoglycolate results from the oxidase activity of RubisCO in the Calvin cycle when concentrations of carbon dioxide are low relative to oxygen. This enzyme is a member of the Haloacid Dehalogenase (HAD) superfamily of aspartate-nucleophile hydrolase enzymes (PF00702).), with product MSLPPIVVFDLDGTLAETAPDIMHTLNVILEREGLPALPIERARELVGAGARALIERGFKVSGKPLDTEKLEQLFEDFLVIYAGAVAKDSYVHDGVTAALDALAADGFVFAVCTNKPILHTRLILDHFGITGRFAAIAGRDSFPFFKPDPRHLTQTIAEAGADPARAVMVGDSRTDVSTARAAGIPVVCVPFGYTDVPVESLEPDLVIQHFNELPDAVRRLTNREPALAAHS from the coding sequence ATGTCCCTGCCCCCGATCGTCGTCTTCGATCTCGACGGCACCCTCGCCGAGACCGCTCCCGACATCATGCACACGCTCAATGTCATTCTCGAAAGGGAGGGGCTGCCGGCGCTGCCGATCGAGCGGGCGCGCGAACTGGTTGGCGCCGGTGCGCGGGCGCTCATCGAGCGCGGCTTCAAGGTCAGCGGCAAGCCGCTCGATACCGAAAAGCTCGAGCAATTGTTCGAGGACTTCCTGGTGATCTATGCCGGCGCCGTCGCGAAGGACTCTTACGTCCATGACGGCGTGACCGCCGCGCTTGATGCGCTCGCGGCCGATGGCTTCGTCTTCGCCGTCTGCACCAACAAGCCGATCCTGCACACGCGGCTCATCCTCGACCATTTCGGCATTACCGGACGTTTCGCGGCGATCGCAGGGCGCGACAGCTTCCCCTTCTTCAAGCCCGATCCACGCCATCTGACCCAGACCATCGCCGAGGCCGGCGCCGATCCGGCACGCGCGGTGATGGTCGGCGATTCGCGTACCGATGTGAGCACGGCGCGCGCTGCGGGGATCCCGGTGGTGTGCGTGCCGTTCGGCTATACCGACGTGCCGGTGGAGAGTCTGGAGCCCGATCTGGTGATCCAGCACTTCAATGAACTTCCGGACGCAGTGCGCCGGCTGACCAACCGCGAGCCGGCGCTCGCCGCGCATTCTTGA
- a CDS encoding NAD-dependent succinate-semialdehyde dehydrogenase, translated as MLTLKDPSLLRAQCHVDGAWIGEGVDVVDNPATGEVLAKVPRFGADETTAAVEAASRAFKPWAKKSAKERSVILRKWFDLIMANQEDLAQIMTAEQGKPLSEARGEVAYAASFVEFYAEEAKRIYGETIPSPFPNSRIIVAKQPVGVCAAITPWNFPAAMITRKCAPGLAAGCTFVVKPAPDTPLTALALVALAEQAGFPKGVINIVTGDAVAIGGVMTSHPAVRFIGFTGSTPVGKLLMQQAATTVKKVGLELGGNAPFIVFDDADLDKAVEGAIIAKFRNMGQTCVCTNRLFVQDGIHDDFVAKFAGEVAKMKVGNGVEVGVVQGPLINERAIEKVERHVADAVAGGAKVMVGGKRHALGRTFYEPTVISGVTTKMLVTREETFGPIAPVYRFKSEDEVVAMANDTPFGLAAYFYTKDLGRAFRVAEELEYGMVGVNSAILGTEVAPFGGVKESGLGREGSLHGIEEFVEIKYMLMGGLGA; from the coding sequence ATGCTCACGCTCAAGGATCCCTCGCTGCTGCGCGCGCAGTGCCATGTCGACGGCGCCTGGATCGGCGAGGGCGTCGATGTTGTCGACAATCCGGCGACGGGCGAGGTGCTGGCCAAGGTGCCGCGCTTCGGCGCTGACGAGACCACCGCTGCCGTCGAGGCCGCCTCGCGCGCCTTCAAGCCCTGGGCCAAGAAATCAGCCAAGGAGCGCTCGGTCATCCTGCGCAAATGGTTCGATCTGATCATGGCGAACCAGGAGGACCTGGCGCAGATCATGACGGCCGAGCAGGGCAAGCCGCTGAGCGAAGCCCGCGGCGAGGTCGCCTATGCCGCCTCCTTCGTCGAGTTCTATGCCGAGGAAGCCAAGCGCATCTATGGCGAGACCATTCCCTCGCCCTTCCCGAATTCACGCATCATCGTCGCCAAGCAGCCGGTCGGCGTCTGCGCTGCGATCACGCCGTGGAACTTCCCGGCGGCGATGATCACCCGCAAATGCGCGCCGGGCCTGGCGGCGGGCTGCACCTTCGTGGTCAAGCCTGCTCCCGACACCCCGCTGACCGCGCTGGCGCTGGTCGCGCTCGCCGAGCAGGCCGGCTTCCCCAAGGGCGTCATCAACATCGTCACGGGCGATGCGGTCGCGATCGGCGGCGTGATGACCAGCCATCCGGCGGTGCGCTTCATCGGCTTCACCGGCTCGACCCCGGTCGGCAAGCTCTTGATGCAGCAGGCGGCCACGACTGTGAAGAAGGTCGGGCTCGAGCTCGGCGGCAACGCGCCCTTCATCGTCTTCGACGACGCCGATCTCGACAAGGCGGTCGAGGGCGCCATCATCGCCAAGTTCCGCAACATGGGGCAGACCTGCGTCTGCACCAACCGCCTCTTCGTCCAGGACGGCATCCATGACGATTTCGTCGCGAAGTTCGCCGGCGAGGTCGCGAAGATGAAGGTCGGCAACGGCGTCGAGGTCGGCGTCGTGCAGGGGCCGCTGATCAACGAGCGCGCGATCGAGAAGGTCGAGCGCCATGTCGCCGACGCGGTCGCAGGCGGCGCCAAGGTGATGGTCGGCGGCAAGCGCCATGCGCTCGGCCGCACCTTCTACGAGCCGACGGTGATCTCTGGCGTCACCACCAAGATGCTGGTCACCCGCGAGGAGACCTTCGGGCCGATCGCGCCGGTCTATCGCTTCAAGAGCGAGGACGAGGTCGTCGCGATGGCGAACGATACGCCCTTCGGCCTTGCCGCCTATTTCTACACGAAAGATCTCGGCCGCGCCTTCCGCGTCGCGGAGGAGCTCGAATACGGCATGGTCGGCGTCAACTCGGCCATCCTCGGCACCGAGGTCGCGCCCTTCGGCGGCGTCAAGGAATCCGGCCTCGGCCGGGAGGGTTCGCTCCACGGCATCGAGGAGTTCGTCGAGATCAAGTACATGCTGATGGGTGGGCTCGGCGCGTGA